One Paenibacillus sp. FSL W8-0186 genomic window carries:
- a CDS encoding GDSL-type esterase/lipase family protein, translated as MKSTSRIWRTTGVISLLSTVLLIAGFLYAVSDVIMPGIVGNGSGLNQGITVQPGEEAGVPPKPSGVLNVAAIGDSLSKGTGDDSGKGFARRFVELVKNGGRDSKLVNNLGINGLTTEGLAELLKEKGVQYSLSQADIIVMSIGGNDLFKGAESLQSGGRLPTEAELEQSVTQASERLGFIADSILEINSQAQLVYVSLYNPFSDLPGMREIGDEAVSRWNHIAADTLRKRERTLIVPTFDLFTYNSQKYLASDHFHPNGAGYQIIAERILQGVN; from the coding sequence ATGAAATCCACATCACGGATTTGGCGGACGACGGGAGTTATATCGCTGTTGTCCACCGTACTGCTCATTGCCGGATTTCTATATGCAGTCAGTGACGTGATTATGCCCGGGATCGTAGGAAACGGGAGCGGGCTTAATCAGGGCATAACCGTACAGCCAGGTGAAGAGGCGGGCGTTCCGCCGAAACCATCGGGTGTTCTGAACGTCGCGGCCATTGGGGATTCGCTCTCCAAAGGGACGGGAGACGACAGCGGCAAAGGGTTCGCAAGACGCTTCGTCGAACTGGTGAAGAACGGGGGAAGGGATTCAAAACTGGTCAATAATCTCGGCATTAACGGTCTGACGACGGAAGGGCTGGCTGAATTGCTGAAAGAGAAAGGAGTACAATATTCGCTTAGCCAGGCCGACATCATCGTCATGTCGATCGGAGGGAACGATCTGTTTAAAGGGGCGGAGAGTCTGCAGTCAGGAGGAAGACTGCCTACGGAAGCGGAGCTTGAGCAATCGGTGACGCAGGCCTCGGAGCGGCTCGGGTTCATTGCGGACAGTATTCTGGAGATTAATTCCCAGGCGCAGCTTGTTTATGTCAGCTTGTACAATCCGTTCTCCGATCTGCCGGGAATGCGGGAAATCGGCGACGAGGCCGTTTCCCGGTGGAATCATATTGCGGCGGACACACTGCGCAAGCGCGAACGAACCCTGATTGTGCCGACGTTTGACCTGTTTACATATAATTCGCAAAAATATTTGGCAAGCGATCATTTTCATCCGAATGGCGCTGGATACCAGATCATTGCGGAACGGATCCTGCAGGGGGTTAATTGA
- a CDS encoding CAP domain-containing protein, with amino-acid sequence MNKSKAKAILSGAMLIGLTASLASVPGLPGSGSGAVYAATSSTSKSSAQQTAALYAKIQAENAAKVVALVNVERKNAGLKPLVVHTNLTKMAKDKAIDMYKNKYFSHTSPKYGSPFDMMDAYKITYLYAGENIAKGQKTPAEVVAAWMDSPGHKANILNPKYTLIGVGYYNGHWVQEFIGK; translated from the coding sequence ATGAACAAATCGAAGGCAAAAGCCATCCTGTCAGGGGCCATGCTGATCGGCTTGACGGCATCGCTGGCTTCGGTTCCGGGACTGCCGGGATCTGGCAGCGGCGCGGTGTATGCGGCCACGTCCTCGACGTCCAAGTCATCCGCCCAGCAGACGGCGGCATTATATGCGAAAATTCAGGCCGAAAATGCGGCCAAGGTAGTTGCATTAGTGAATGTGGAGCGGAAAAATGCGGGACTGAAGCCGCTAGTTGTGCATACGAACTTAACCAAAATGGCTAAGGACAAAGCGATCGATATGTATAAAAACAAATATTTCAGCCACACCTCGCCGAAATACGGTTCGCCGTTTGATATGATGGATGCCTACAAAATCACCTATCTGTACGCGGGCGAGAACATTGCCAAGGGACAAAAGACGCCGGCCGAGGTCGTAGCCGCCTGGATGGACAGCCCTGGGCACAAGGCGAATATTCTGAATCCGAAATATACTTTAATTGGCGTTGGCTATTATAACGGTCACTGGGTTCAGGAATTCATCGGCAAATAG
- the mglC gene encoding galactose/methyl galactoside ABC transporter permease MglC, producing MNVKKMQGFVSEYAIYIVLAVLIIGITVYDPNFIGISSLRDILVQSSTRVIIALGVAFILITGGTDLSAGRMVGLTAVISASMLQMQDYPRRFFPNLSELPLFVPILLAIAVGLVFGMINGIIVSKFKVPPFIATLGSMVAIYGINSLYFDMDPNNSQPIGGLRDDFTKMGSGSIGIGPISIPNIVIIAIFVCFIVWVMFNKTRLGKNMYAIGGNEQAAKVSGINVSRNLIIIYSIAGALYGLAGVLEAARTGGATNNYGNMYELDAIAACVVGGVSTTGGIGKVQGVMAGVLIFTVINYGLTFIGVGPYWQQIIKGAIIVAAVAFDMRKYAAKK from the coding sequence ATGAATGTGAAAAAAATGCAAGGGTTCGTATCCGAATATGCGATTTATATCGTACTGGCCGTATTAATTATCGGCATTACTGTATATGATCCCAATTTTATTGGAATCAGTTCGCTCCGCGATATTCTAGTGCAATCATCCACGCGGGTTATTATCGCCCTTGGAGTGGCGTTTATATTGATTACCGGCGGCACGGACTTGTCCGCTGGGCGGATGGTCGGTTTGACGGCAGTCATCTCGGCGTCCATGCTGCAGATGCAGGATTATCCGCGGCGTTTCTTTCCGAATTTGTCGGAGCTGCCGCTGTTCGTTCCGATCCTGCTGGCGATCGCTGTCGGCCTTGTGTTCGGCATGATCAACGGAATCATCGTATCGAAATTCAAGGTGCCGCCGTTTATCGCCACGCTAGGTTCGATGGTTGCCATTTACGGCATCAACTCTTTGTATTTCGATATGGATCCAAATAATTCCCAGCCGATCGGGGGACTGCGCGACGACTTTACGAAAATGGGCTCCGGAAGCATCGGAATCGGGCCAATCTCTATTCCTAATATTGTCATCATCGCCATATTCGTATGCTTCATCGTCTGGGTCATGTTCAACAAAACGAGACTCGGCAAAAACATGTATGCCATCGGCGGGAATGAACAGGCCGCGAAGGTATCGGGTATCAATGTGTCCAGAAACCTGATCATTATTTACTCGATTGCTGGGGCATTGTACGGCCTGGCGGGGGTGCTTGAAGCTGCGCGCACGGGCGGCGCAACGAACAACTACGGCAACATGTACGAACTTGACGCTATCGCAGCTTGCGTCGTTGGCGGCGTGTCGACGACCGGCGGGATTGGCAAGGTTCAGGGCGTCATGGCCGGGGTACTTATATTTACGGTTATCAACTATGGTTTGACGTTTATCGGTGTCGGTCCTTATTGGCAGCAAATCATTAAAGGCGCGATCATCGTTGCAGCGGTTGCTTTCGATATGCGGAAATATGCCGCGAAGAAGTAA
- a CDS encoding sugar ABC transporter ATP-binding protein yields MSEQPYMLEMKNITKEFPGVKALDGVTLQVRPGTVHALMGENGAGKSTLMKCLFGIYRPDGGEIYIQGKKAEINNSRDALALGVSMIHQELHPVPYRNVMENIWLGRFPMRGIGPFKMVDHRKMYRDTQELFKELDIPIEPDILVGKLSVSKIQSIEIAKAVSFNSKIIVMDEPTSSLTSVEVEHLFRIINDLKKRGVAIIYISHKMEEILRISDDVTIMRDGQKIGTWPAAEMTTDLIISKMVGRDLTQRFPDRHNHPDGVILKVDNLTSPDPKSFKHISFELRRGEILGIGGLVGAQRTELVEALFGLRKIASGTIEINGKAVNIRNSSDAKKLGLALLTEERRTTGIFSVLSVHENGAIANMRRYVKPYGLLDEKKKKREVNSMVEKLRTKTPTHKTLIMNLSGGNQQKVLLARWLLTEPEILLLDEPTRGIDVGAKFEIYSIIAELAEQGKSIIMISSEMPELLGMSDRIMVMSEGRITGIVDGDKATEKEIMTLAAQH; encoded by the coding sequence ATGTCTGAACAACCATATATGCTCGAAATGAAAAATATTACGAAGGAATTTCCGGGCGTCAAAGCGCTTGACGGAGTGACTCTACAGGTGAGGCCTGGCACCGTCCATGCCCTGATGGGCGAAAATGGAGCGGGCAAATCGACGCTGATGAAGTGCCTGTTCGGCATTTACCGTCCGGACGGCGGCGAGATATATATTCAAGGCAAGAAGGCGGAAATCAACAATTCCCGGGATGCGCTGGCGCTGGGCGTCTCCATGATTCATCAGGAGCTGCATCCTGTGCCTTACCGTAATGTGATGGAAAATATATGGCTTGGCCGATTCCCGATGCGCGGAATAGGACCTTTTAAAATGGTCGACCACCGCAAGATGTACCGGGATACGCAGGAGCTGTTTAAAGAGCTCGATATTCCCATAGAGCCCGACATTCTGGTCGGGAAATTATCGGTCTCGAAAATACAATCGATCGAAATTGCGAAGGCGGTTTCTTTCAACTCGAAAATCATCGTCATGGACGAACCGACCTCCTCGCTGACTAGCGTGGAAGTGGAGCATTTGTTCCGGATCATTAACGATTTGAAAAAACGCGGCGTCGCCATCATATATATTTCGCACAAAATGGAAGAAATTTTGCGTATATCGGACGATGTCACCATTATGCGCGACGGGCAAAAAATCGGAACATGGCCGGCAGCGGAAATGACGACGGATCTGATCATTTCCAAGATGGTTGGACGGGATCTGACGCAGCGCTTTCCTGACCGCCATAATCACCCGGACGGAGTCATTCTGAAAGTAGATAACCTGACCTCCCCGGATCCGAAGTCGTTCAAACATATTTCTTTTGAACTGCGAAGAGGAGAGATCCTCGGCATAGGCGGCCTCGTGGGCGCGCAGCGCACCGAACTCGTCGAGGCTTTGTTTGGCCTGCGCAAAATCGCCTCCGGCACGATCGAAATCAACGGCAAAGCCGTGAACATCCGCAATTCCAGCGATGCCAAGAAACTAGGACTCGCCTTGCTGACGGAGGAACGGCGCACCACAGGCATCTTCTCGGTATTATCGGTGCATGAGAACGGAGCCATTGCCAATATGAGGCGGTACGTGAAGCCGTATGGGCTGCTTGATGAGAAGAAGAAGAAGCGCGAGGTCAACTCGATGGTGGAGAAGCTGCGCACGAAGACACCGACGCATAAGACGCTGATCATGAACTTGTCGGGCGGCAATCAGCAGAAGGTGCTGCTGGCCAGATGGCTGCTTACGGAGCCGGAAATTCTGCTGCTCGATGAACCTACGCGGGGAATCGATGTAGGCGCCAAATTCGAGATTTATTCGATCATCGCCGAGCTGGCGGAGCAAGGAAAGAGCATCATCATGATCTCCTCTGAAATGCCCGAGCTGCTTGGCATGTCTGACCGGATTATGGTTATGTCCGAAGGACGGATTACCGGCATCGTGGACGGGGACAAAGCAACGGAGAAAGAGATTATGACTTTGGCCGCCCAGCATTAA
- a CDS encoding galactose ABC transporter substrate-binding protein, with the protein MKKIASAMLAAALLGTALAGCSNGGNQEGSGAGSTPSVGVAIYKFDDTFMTGVRNSIRQNGEGIAKLEIVDSQNSQPTQNDKVDLFLTKKTNALVINPVDRTAAGVIIDKAKAKDTPVVFLNREPLPEDMKKWDKVYYVGARAEESGTLSGQIIADYWKAHPEADKNGDGVLQYVMLKGEPGHQDAELRTQYSVQAIEDAGIKVEKVNEDTAMWDRVKGQEKMAAFLAANGDKIEAVLANNDDMALGAIEALKAAGYFTGDKYIPVVGVDATAPALQALEQGTMLGTVLNDAQNQGKAAVTLAAMLAKGDEITTESVGFEISDNQYIWIPYQKVTKENAAEFK; encoded by the coding sequence ATGAAGAAAATTGCTTCTGCTATGCTGGCTGCCGCTCTTCTTGGTACAGCGCTGGCTGGCTGCTCCAACGGCGGTAATCAGGAGGGTTCGGGCGCAGGCTCAACGCCGAGCGTCGGCGTGGCCATCTACAAATTCGACGATACCTTCATGACCGGAGTGCGCAACTCGATCCGGCAGAACGGGGAAGGGATCGCCAAGCTGGAGATCGTGGACAGCCAGAATTCCCAGCCGACTCAAAACGACAAAGTCGACTTATTCCTCACGAAGAAGACAAATGCACTGGTCATCAATCCAGTGGACCGTACTGCTGCCGGTGTCATTATTGACAAAGCAAAGGCCAAGGACACGCCTGTCGTGTTCCTGAACCGCGAGCCGCTGCCTGAAGACATGAAGAAATGGGACAAGGTCTATTACGTCGGGGCAAGAGCGGAAGAGTCCGGCACATTATCCGGCCAGATTATCGCCGATTATTGGAAAGCCCATCCCGAAGCTGACAAGAACGGAGACGGCGTGCTGCAATACGTCATGCTGAAGGGCGAGCCAGGACACCAGGATGCCGAGCTGCGCACCCAGTATTCTGTTCAGGCTATCGAGGACGCCGGCATCAAAGTTGAGAAAGTGAATGAGGATACGGCCATGTGGGACCGGGTAAAAGGCCAGGAGAAAATGGCGGCGTTCCTTGCGGCCAACGGCGATAAAATTGAAGCTGTGCTGGCCAACAACGATGATATGGCTCTGGGTGCCATCGAAGCGCTTAAAGCGGCCGGCTACTTTACGGGAGACAAATACATTCCGGTTGTAGGCGTGGATGCTACGGCACCGGCACTGCAGGCTCTTGAGCAAGGAACAATGCTTGGCACGGTGCTGAATGATGCGCAGAACCAGGGTAAAGCCGCGGTTACACTTGCTGCCATGCTGGCCAAGGGCGATGAAATTACTACCGAAAGCGTAGGTTTTGAAATTTCCGATAATCAATACATCTGGATTCCTTACCAGAAGGTAACGAAGGAAAACGCAGCCGAGTTTAAGTAA
- a CDS encoding substrate-binding domain-containing protein, translating to MRRMPTQQAFRVDDCKGCDLDQAVHRGLSGIPSSKLRRMQQAFRTVPLLFAMALLVSCTSSVTPQHERNVLVIDMIVKLDRGDYWRTIRMGAEVAAKEYNVQLNYMAPSNENDYRDQIALMEESIARRPDAIILSASDYEALGQVTDRSSYYDIPVISMDSEVASTKVKTYVGTNNYEAGQKAAERLVQLIGKNSQVGIVNFVKGARNADQREEGFLDYVARFPGIEVVDIQYCGSDEELAYRLTKEMLAKYPGIDGLVSLSAESSIGAGRAVSDLGYGGIVKMITFDNPPEMLELMQEEKVQAMVVQNPFNNGYLAVAAAVQAARGEKLEDRIPTDTKLIDLDNMLWPEHQKLLFPFVQ from the coding sequence ATGAGAAGGATGCCGACACAACAAGCGTTCAGAGTTGATGACTGCAAGGGGTGTGATTTGGATCAGGCCGTACACCGAGGCCTTTCAGGCATACCGTCCAGCAAACTCCGCCGCATGCAGCAGGCATTTCGGACTGTACCGCTGCTGTTTGCGATGGCTCTGCTGGTATCCTGCACCTCCTCTGTAACTCCGCAGCATGAACGCAACGTGCTGGTCATCGACATGATTGTCAAGCTGGATCGCGGAGATTATTGGCGAACGATCCGTATGGGAGCCGAGGTGGCCGCGAAGGAGTATAATGTTCAGCTCAATTATATGGCGCCTAGCAACGAGAACGACTACAGGGATCAAATCGCACTGATGGAGGAATCTATCGCCCGCCGTCCAGACGCCATTATATTGTCGGCCAGCGATTATGAAGCACTCGGCCAAGTGACCGACCGTTCCTCCTATTATGATATTCCCGTGATTTCTATGGACTCGGAAGTAGCTTCCACGAAAGTCAAAACGTATGTGGGCACCAATAACTACGAAGCGGGTCAGAAGGCTGCCGAGCGCCTGGTGCAGCTGATCGGAAAGAACAGTCAGGTCGGCATCGTAAATTTTGTGAAAGGGGCGAGGAACGCCGACCAGCGGGAGGAAGGGTTCCTGGATTACGTCGCTCGCTTTCCGGGGATCGAGGTCGTTGACATTCAATATTGCGGCTCCGATGAAGAGCTTGCGTACAGGCTTACGAAGGAGATGCTGGCCAAATACCCTGGGATAGACGGGCTGGTCTCCTTAAGCGCCGAATCTTCGATTGGGGCCGGAAGGGCGGTCAGCGACCTCGGTTACGGCGGAATCGTCAAGATGATCACCTTCGACAATCCGCCGGAGATGCTGGAGCTGATGCAGGAGGAAAAGGTGCAGGCGATGGTCGTCCAGAATCCGTTCAACAACGGTTACCTGGCCGTGGCCGCCGCTGTCCAAGCCGCCCGGGGCGAGAAGCTGGAGGATCGGATACCGACCGATACGAAGCTGATCGATTTGGACAATATGCTTTGGCCGGAGCATCAGAAGCTGTTGTTCCCGTTTGTGCAGTGA
- a CDS encoding sensor histidine kinase, giving the protein MNWLRHASSFLKQFHLRKIQTIITLSTISITVFVVVLVSYMLFDRFSKASEQNTYLNLNQIIEQVNANLELYVNGMEDIFEVAEEKINEGSTWSDAKLEEQLGTILGTREDLVSIALFSTEGELIRNVPAIPMRQNTKLTEQSWFEMAKKNPGKLQFTPPHIQNLFKWQYRWVVSMSKVIQYYNGNQLHEGVLVIDVNFRTIDELSKSVMLGKQGYVYIIDAAGNIVYHPQQQLIYAGLKYENLEPVLNYSFGSYLDDSEGEQRIILIQTVEPIGWKIVGVAYVEEFLTTKQELRDFIVWFLLCVIVIVLIVSIYVSAKISQPIRRLERSVKKVEKGNFRTAVHVGGVYEVEQLSKRFNLMLRRIRELMDQIIEEQEAKRKSELDVLQSQINPHFLYNTLNSVTRLAEMGRNEEVVTTITSLSRFFRISLSKGSHIISVEEELEHVRNYLIIQTIRFKNKFRYEIKCEEAALDCLTLKLILQPLVENAIHHGIEQLAEEGFIGIYVTLENEQLRLQIKDNGVGMSPDRLAKVRAGVARSESGSGSGVGVRNVQERIALYYGSAYGLHFESELEEGTAVTITIPAVKAESVQRRERA; this is encoded by the coding sequence ACACGTATTTGAACCTCAATCAAATTATCGAGCAGGTCAATGCGAATTTGGAGCTCTACGTAAACGGGATGGAGGATATATTTGAGGTTGCGGAGGAGAAAATCAACGAAGGCAGCACATGGAGCGACGCAAAGCTGGAGGAGCAGCTGGGAACGATTCTAGGCACACGCGAGGATCTCGTCTCGATTGCGCTGTTCTCGACGGAAGGGGAGCTCATCCGCAATGTGCCAGCCATTCCGATGCGGCAAAATACGAAGCTGACGGAGCAGTCCTGGTTTGAGATGGCTAAGAAAAATCCGGGAAAGCTGCAGTTTACGCCGCCCCATATTCAAAATTTGTTCAAGTGGCAGTACCGGTGGGTCGTTTCGATGAGCAAAGTGATTCAGTATTACAACGGGAACCAGCTCCATGAAGGCGTACTTGTGATCGATGTTAATTTCCGAACGATAGACGAGCTCAGTAAAAGCGTGATGTTGGGCAAACAGGGCTATGTCTACATCATCGATGCGGCGGGGAATATCGTGTATCATCCCCAGCAGCAGCTGATTTACGCCGGGCTGAAATATGAGAATCTGGAGCCGGTCCTCAATTACAGCTTCGGAAGCTATCTGGACGATTCGGAAGGGGAGCAGCGCATTATTCTGATTCAAACGGTTGAGCCGATCGGATGGAAAATCGTCGGGGTCGCTTATGTGGAGGAGTTTTTGACTACGAAGCAGGAGCTGCGTGATTTTATCGTATGGTTTCTGCTCTGCGTGATTGTAATTGTGCTGATCGTATCGATTTACGTCTCCGCCAAAATTTCGCAGCCGATCCGCAGGTTGGAGCGGTCCGTCAAAAAGGTTGAGAAAGGTAATTTCCGAACGGCTGTTCATGTAGGCGGGGTATACGAGGTGGAACAGTTGTCTAAACGGTTCAACTTGATGCTGCGGCGTATTCGCGAACTGATGGATCAAATCATTGAGGAGCAGGAAGCCAAACGAAAAAGCGAGCTCGACGTATTGCAATCGCAGATTAATCCGCATTTTCTATACAACACATTGAACTCGGTTACCCGTCTGGCCGAGATGGGACGCAACGAGGAGGTTGTGACGACAATAACGTCGTTGTCGCGCTTTTTCCGGATCAGCTTGAGCAAAGGGAGCCATATCATTTCCGTTGAGGAAGAGCTGGAGCATGTCCGGAATTATTTAATTATTCAGACGATCCGCTTCAAGAATAAATTCCGGTATGAAATCAAATGCGAGGAAGCGGCGCTCGATTGCCTGACACTGAAGCTGATTTTACAGCCGCTTGTGGAGAATGCAATTCATCACGGTATCGAGCAGCTGGCAGAAGAAGGCTTCATCGGGATCTACGTTACTCTGGAGAACGAGCAATTGCGGCTGCAAATCAAGGATAACGGCGTAGGAATGAGTCCGGACAGGCTAGCGAAAGTACGGGCAGGGGTTGCGCGGAGCGAGAGCGGCTCCGGGTCCGGCGTAGGGGTACGGAATGTGCAGGAGCGGATCGCCCTGTATTATGGTTCCGCTTACGGGCTGCATTTCGAGAGCGAGCTGGAGGAAGGAACGGCCGTCACAATTACGATACCCGCCGTCAAGGCGGAAAGCGTACAGAGGAGGGAGAGGGCATGA